Within the Populus trichocarpa isolate Nisqually-1 chromosome 14, P.trichocarpa_v4.1, whole genome shotgun sequence genome, the region CCCGTGTTAATAATTAACATTGTCGTCTAAAAAGATttttacaaaaatcaaaatgatggcAGTTTGAAAAATTCTTTTGAGTCAAATACAATTTTGAATGGAATGACAAAGTTGTGTTTGGATCCACTAGATTAAACAAATCATATTAGGCAAACTCTAACATGGTTTTATTTGAACTTCAGGCCATATAAAAGGCCACGTCATAGGGCCATgtcaattaataatattaataggaaCTATGTtagcaaattattttgttttgtttaaatttttatttttattttttcttaaaactattgacatataattaaataaaaaaatttaaaagcatgaCATGATATGAGATCatgtttctttatatatatatatatctatcttTTAGCTATGCGGTTTCATGTTTGGTTATCATTGATGACTCTTTTTAGCATTTACTAGATAGATGGCATGTACTACACTACGagctagattaattttttttttaatgtaaaaaaatgatGCCTAGATGATGATAGCgtatttaaaaaagtaagaaaatttTGGTACTCGAGTCATTGATTTAAATTGGTTCAATaattttggttaatttaataatatgattaaaaaaagccaatgatgattaaaaaaacaaaaaaaaatcaatgactaattgaaaaaaattaacacttaccaatattttaaaaagatatcctctaaatattcttaaaagatctcaatgatcttatttgataacagaacaaaaattaaatgagaatgagataACCTTGTAAAGACAAGAATGAAAGAAATCCAAAGCTCAATTACCAGCATGACAAACATTAAGAAATGAActgaaaacaaatatcaatttaaataaaaaataaaaaaacctgacTCAAGCCAGCATGACAAATTTGCAGCCCAGTAGTGAGACCGGGATAACTCCACTCGGAAACAAATGAATAAAACAATTGAGGTCAACTCTTAAGCAAACTAAATGAGgaaagacaaaattaaataaaatatatcaatataaaaaaacataaaaaaagctCGAGTCAACTTGACTAACTCACAATTTAGGATATGAGATCGGGACAACATTacaaaaagaacaacaaaaaaaccacaaagctcAAGGATAAATAACCTAATctcgaatgataaaattaagaaaataattttaaaaaaaggaattaaaaaacaCCAAAGTTAAACTGAGCTAATTTCcaagaaaataagttaaacCTATGACTCGGGTTATGAAACCAAAATTACCTTATATAAGgaaaacatgataaaatcacaaagcaaaatttctaataatacaaattcaaaaatcaaaacaatgagaaccaaatatgatataaaaattaaatgaaaaaataataatgagagactacattagaaaataaaattaaatcaaggaaggatttaaaaataaaaaatcaaaagaataagaaccaaattgaattataaaataaaataaaataaaatatagagagataaaattaaaaaaaaacttcaaagagcattaaagacaaaataaatagtaataaaaagaatgaggaccaaaatagaTACAAATATAGACTGACAAGACACACTTGATTTTTGAAAGGTCTGAGGCGAAATCCAAGGTAAGGAGAGAGGAAAGagggacaaaaagaaaaacaagttcaTCGGAGCTCAGCTGCTGCTCCATCACGCAGACACGTTTGACCACCGGGAAAAGGATGGCGTGACACTTCCAACACCATTGTCGAAGGCAGTGTTTGACCACTAGGAGACATTATACACCGTACCTAAAGAATGCATACACCTCCTACTCATTGGTGTGTGTGTAACATATGCTtgtaacttttatttatttaattttatttatattttttaaagactaAATTGCTCGTCATTCAAAtcgataaaaactaaaatgttatgatgaaaatacaaaaaaactcaTGGAcgtcaatattatttttttatttttaagggaaATATAGTCAATTTATTGTCCAAATAAAGTGTTAAACGACTGAAAATCCCCTAgactctaattttattttttttacttttaaaggtatttaagtcattttactacgcatctaaaatacaaaaagatttatttatccccgatcaatatgataatgataaataaactctataaaaaaatcattgtgtcCCCAAATGctagttaaataattttgtttgggAAGAGAAAAATGGTCATTTCACTGTTCCACTCTACAGTAATATGTGTCTTAGTGTATAGTGAAAagttgatcttttttttatttggcacCTAAGATTATCGATTAACTTTATTAagtcaaattttcaatttttatttaaaatttttgttagttaaaaaaaaaaaacctcaacaaTGTTCatatattatactttttttaaaattaaaaataacttttaattcgGTCGACAATAGAGCCCGAGCACCATGactagtaataataattaaaagaggtGGTGAATTCATTGTTCACAACCTTATATGACACTATTTATTAGAacaatgttttgtattttttttattctttagtttttatcattgtattttttttattccattatttaatattaggtagattgagaattgagttttataatttgttttgatttgttgtcTATAGGTTATCgtggtataaaaaaaacattcagacATTGAGTTAgtgcttgattttgtaaaatcaaattgattttattagatTGAAAATGAATTGAAGGTGAAGAAAAATGGTAgccttgttttttcaaaaaactgtggtgtttgtgtttttttgataaattttgctacagattttttttcaatttttatttttcatcattttagtTTGTAATTACATGTTTCTCTTTCAAATTTCAATCCTTaagtttgaaagagaaaaaagagtcATCAAGAAATgatggagaagagagaaaggaatTAGTTGGTCGGATTTTGGTgataaaaaaggttaaatttGATGTCTAGGTGTTCCTTTTTGACAAGAGAATATCATTGAGGTGTTTTCGGGCTCTCATGTTgacatacaaaaatatattatggcTGAGAGATttgtttctatttgattttgtgtttttgaattgatttggagttttttttagttgaaaattagTTTATTGAGGCTATAAGagtgttttctaggtgtttaTATGTGAAAATAGgctagaaattatattttatgtccAAAAATCCCTAGCCTAATTTTCCAGTCACCTCTCTAGTGATCGACACTCTGGTGAATGGACAATAGGCATGTAAAAGATGTATcgtttgcttcttttttatatatataaatggatGACATATTATTTGTccaaatcagaaaaaataaaataaaaaaagattgaggaGCGTGGGCTTGGACTAAATGTTTAAAGGTTTGGGTATGTTGGGTTTCCCAGACCAGCACGGTTGaccttttttaatattcttacaACATTTtagatgtaattttaaaaattaattaattctaaatatAGTaggtatattattttattaaattcttaaattaattaagaatatatttagatattatattatttaataccattcaattttactttgttttcaaataaaattatagaaataaaattatattattagcaAGTATTTGTTTTGTACAACccatcattaataatttttttttaattttatttgtttgctttACTGcaagtttctatttttattattatataactagataaaaaatagttttaagaaaataaagttatcAAACCTAGTTAGATCCATGACCCAGATCATGGGTTTAGtgagttaactcgggtttatccgagttgatttaatatgtcgctatctcaatatttttttaaaaatatcatcttgaattacTTTTTgtcaatatatgtttttactAATTGTCCAGGTTGCCTTTGGATTTGTATAGTTGACCGGGTTACATAAGATCAACCTCtgcttgatttaatttaaaactcaggCAAGACAAAGAGTTGGTTTATGAGGTTTCAAGATATATAGAGCTGTTGACACTGCTAAAGAGTTCTCCACGACAACATgcaatcattttattatttttatgttttttaatacgctcgtattaaaattattataatattattttttttaaaaaaaaatgagacttGCGTTTAGAATAATGATAAAATGTTTTCTAAGAAACAAATATTCTCATAAaacatttccaaaaaaatagcaCGTTAATGAGATAAGAAGGTTTAGctagaatgatatttttttatcaagaattttttgttcttttatttttattaaataaataacatggggcaaaattttagattttttcagGTTGAAATcaaagatattaataaaaaacagaagacTTTTACTAGCAACTTACAAAAATGgttaagtttaaattattaatattcttataaacAAATTTAGAGCAATATAATTAAGTGAGAAAAATTAACAGGTTCTTtattagttcttatttttttaatttaatttcatgatttaatatttgattagtgttaaaatatccttttagtatttattggtatatataatcttgaatctattttattaaatgcatgcattagattttgagtttataacCATATTGTTTTTACtactagaaaacaaatattagcAATGTTgtctaaatattaattttttttattcaaaaaattttaatccgATATATAGCTTAGCGCGGCTAATGGTGTAGTCAATCTCTTGTTAGAAAGATAGATCCTTTACtttagtgtgtgtgtatattaaAGTACAAAATTCAAATggtagataaaataaaaatattttaaatgttatattgtcttttttatagaattttttaaattttctcatcattatttttaagcGAACATGAAAAGGAGTTATTTTAGAATGTAAATTAAGGCATGTGTTAAATATggtcatattaattattatagaaaataatagaGAGGAAAtaataagctataaaattagaataattcattttatatatatatatatatatatatatatatatatatatatatatattgtacacAACATAAATGGTTGGTGCCAGATCGAGGGCTCCTGTCattaagaaagttttttttataaattttttgaattcaaatatataaaaaaacattcaagaaaatttattaatttttgttacacAAATTAGTTCAGATGCTCTTattgtagaataaaaaaaagaaaaaaaaaacatttcttaagTGCATGAATTGCATACCATGCATACGAACACGTTATCTaagcattgaatttttttgtttctcttccgATAAATCAAACCGTTGAAGTAATTAAAATGTGACATCAAGAACCATTAAAATCCAATACTAGTTGGCAGCACAGGATTAAATAGCAGCATGCACAGAGCCCAGAAGCCACGCAAATCCCTAGATATTTTCAGCAGGAGACACTTCAGGAGATTAACCTGGCTTCCTTTAAATGTCAATAACACCCTACAACTAGCAAGAAATGAGCTTTGAAAACTGAATGAGCTCTACTGATTTTTCCTTGGAAACTGTCAGATTCTCAATATTGATTTTTCCTTGGAAAGGTGACCCCAAATCCAGAATTTGTAGATATGATCTTAATTTGTCATAATTAGTTAACAACTGTGCTGTTGATGCCTGATGGACATGGCAAGGGCCGAAGTAGCAAAATGTCCTGGCAAGTGCGGAGAAGAGTTAAAAGGATACTATGCAGGAAAGAGTTACAGGAAAATCACGCTTTCATAGCTAGATTCTATTtacctaatttttcttttctttcatgaaaacgTACAACATCTGAAAACATATATAGCTTCATCGATCACAGAGTCATTTTATGACTTCTGCCACTAGTACTACATAATTTGTATCGATCTCGTGTTGAGGCCCATTAATTCAAGAGGCTTAAAGTACTCAAGGACCTGGTGGGAGAGACTTTTCGCTGTGGGGATTGAAGGGTTGGAAAAGAGTGGACATACTTGCAGTTGGGGCAATAAGGAGAGGATTTGGAGAATATGACAAGAAGATGGCAATTCAAACATGCCAAAGCTACCATGTTGCTGTTGCTTGAGGCATGGTTCTTGTTATTAGAATCTTCAAGTGAGCTATTGGAGCTGCTGCATTCATCAGGACAGTTTGGAATTGTTGATGACATATTGAGCTCAAGGTCTAGCTTTTGCTTCTTGGGCCAGTTCCAACTCTTTCTCAATGTTTTTCTGTTCAGATAATACATTCTCCCTGACTGCAAAAACCACAATTTTAGGAAATATCAGACTTTGAATTGACAAGAAAGCATATGCACTTCATTATCGAAGTGTGCAGGCATTAAATTATGACATATCAGCATTTTTATAGCTAGAAAATTGTACACTAAAGCAGAATTTAGAGAGTGATCTGTGTGCGTGTCAAGCAAACAAtatacagaaagaaagaaagataaatacTTCAAGATCAAGGCATTGCTCCCAATCCAATGGTAGCGGGTCTTTAACATGAAGGTCGACACTTGCTTGGATTGGTGGTCCATTTTTGAGCAGCTGATACTGATCAGAGAAGAACTTCCTCTTCCTGGAAGGGGTGTTTTCAGATTCTGATGATGATGAGCTATTCCTACTTTTTTCAAGAACAAACTGTGCTGGAGCTAACGACAGCTCTGTGAGTTCCATTTTATGTATATATCCACCGAAACTTTTTGCTCCCTTTTCAGTACTTTCCTTCTATTTCTGCCCTGTAACTTGTCTCTGCATCCTTTAAATCAATTCTCGAAGTCGAGGGAAGAGATAAAGAGTGAGATGAGAGGTAAGACAAGAGCCGATTGAGGAAACTTTGCAAAGAAACAGATAGTGCAGGCAGAGAACATCCCCAGTACTCTTCTCTCCTATGGGTTTGCAAGAACAGGATTCATGCAGGAGAGGCGTGTCTACTAAAGAGGGTCCTTAAATTGCTTCCGTCATACCCATTATTAAGAGGAGGGCAGGCGAAGCATTAAAGGTGGCTAGTAGATGCCAACTTTAATGCCCCAAAATCCAACTCTCCCTTTCTAAACATTTAAAACGAACCTACACATGATCGATACCTGAAATCCAATTTCATGGCCGAgttaatttctcaattttaaGTCCACAACTAACCATTGTATTCAAAGTCCTACGTTAAATTTCATATCGACAACTTAATTAACAGGTTCAAAGTTCGAGAGATGGAGGAGAGTTAGGCTTGTATATTGTGTAGTTTAAAAGTAGTTATGGTAGGATTTGAGATGCCAGTAATGTTTTTGTGAGCatactttttggttttttaaacaacaaatataaattcataatataCCGAGTGGATAGGTGGaaactgatattttttaaaaaacttaaaccatgtttttttaacataaaaagaaaatgttcgATGCAAGTAGAATTCTTTGataatgttattaaacctagttaAAATAGTCAATCTTGAAAATTCTTAATCCAACTTATTATTTAACTCaagc harbors:
- the LOC7462044 gene encoding protein CURLY FLAG LEAF 1, whose protein sequence is MELTELSLAPAQFVLEKSRNSSSSSESENTPSRKRKFFSDQYQLLKNGPPIQASVDLHVKDPLPLDWEQCLDLESGRMYYLNRKTLRKSWNWPKKQKLDLELNMSSTIPNCPDECSSSNSSLEDSNNKNHASSNSNMVALACLNCHLLVIFSKSSPYCPNCKYVHSFPTLQSPQRKVSPTRSLSTLSLLN